From Bacillota bacterium:
CGCTTCAGAGCCGCTTCGAGTCCACCCGCTCCAGGGTGGACCGGTTGCAGGACGACGTGCTGGGGCAGATGATCGGCCTGGAGGAGACCGAGAAGGCCCTGGCCGGCCTCAACGAACGGCTGAAGGATGCCCGGGCACGGCTTTCCGAGGCCCAGGCGCGCTGGGACGCCACCCGGGCCGAACTGGAGCGGCAGGCCGCCGAACTGCGAAAAGAGCGTGAGGCGCTTGCTGCCGCCGTTTCCAACCCGACCTACCTCACCCGCTACAAACGCCTGAGCGCCGCCAAGGGCGGGCAGGCGCTGGCGGTGGTGGACGGGGAGCGGTGTTCGGGGTGCGGGGTGCCGCTGTCGACCCTCGTCCTGACCGAGGCGCGGCGCAAGGAACGCATGATCTTCTGCGAGGTATGCGGCCGCATCCTGTACTGGCCGCCGGCGGCGCCGGGGACACCCGCCGGAGGGCCCTCGCGGGCGTGAGGGGTCGGGGGTTGCGCGGCCTATGCAGGCGCGACCTTGAACCGGGCGGGACGAACCGTTACAATAGGGCAGGCCAGGGGGCCGGGAGGCCGCGGGCCGCGGTGCGCAAAGCGCGGCAGGCTGCGTCGCTGCGCTGCACGGCCCGAGGAAAGTCCGGACTCCACAGGGCAGGGTGCCGGGTAACGCCCGGCGGGGGCGACCCCAGGGATAGTGCCACAGAGACCATACCGCCGGCAGAGGGCCGCGGGCGCGTGCTTCGGCTTCGCTGCCGGTAAGGGTGAAAAGGTGAGGTAAGAGCTCACCGGCGGCCAGGTGACTGGCCGGCCGGGTAAACCCCACCCGGAGCAAGACCGAGTAGGAGGGGCCCCGGAGGTGGCCCGCCTCGATGCCCCTCGGGTTGGTCGCTTGAAACGGGCGGCGACGCTCGTTCGAGAGGGATGGCCTCCGTAAGGACAGAATCCGGCTTACAGGCCCGCTGGCCAGTTGACAGGTCTTAGCCTGAGTCCCTGCCGCCGACGAGGGCTCAGCGAAGCGGAGCGGTGCTGCGGTTTCGATTTGGTGCAGGGACCAGTTCCCCGGGAGGGCAGCCCCATGCAGGGGCTGCCCTCGCCTTTGCGGGGCCCGCTGGCGTGGGTGGTTGCTTCAGGCACCCATCAGCTTGGCGTCGATGACCACGGCGTCGTCTTCGCGCACGAAGACGGGGTTGAGATCCATCTGGCCCACCCGGCCGGCGTTTTCGCTCACCCACCGGCCGACCGTGACGACGAGCTGCACCAGTGCCTCACGGCTCACGCTCCTGCCCCTGAACCCCTCAAACAGCGCACGTCCTCGAAGCTCGTCCAGCATCGCCTGTACGTCCGCCTCCGCGATGGGCAGGCGCCGGAACGCGACGTCCTGGTAGAGTTCGGCAAAGACGCCCCCAACGCCTACCATCACGCACGGCCCGAAGACCGGGTCCCGGAAGAAGCCCACGATCGCCTCAACACCCGGCCGCTCCATGGGCTCCACGAGGAGCGGATCCCCGGGGAAGCGGCTTCTGAACTCCTGAAAGGCTGCGGCAAACTCCTCCATGCCCGCGATGTTGAGCCGCACCGCCCCGGCCTCGGTTTTATGGAGCAGGGCGGTGGACGAGGCCTTCAGGACCACGGGAAAGGGGAAGGGCAGGCCTGGGGGCACGGGCTCGTGCGGTTGGACGACCACGGACGCCGGCACCTTCACGC
This genomic window contains:
- a CDS encoding acetate--CoA ligase family protein, with product MQANVTTRLAMAEHELKALLSSLGVKVPASVVVQPHEPVPPGLPFPFPVVLKASSTALLHKTEAGAVRLNIAGMEEFAAAFQEFRSRFPGDPLLVEPMERPGVEAIVGFFRDPVFGPCVMVGVGGVFAELYQDVAFRRLPIAEADVQAMLDELRGRALFEGFRGRSVSREALVQLVVTVGRWVSENAGRVGQMDLNPVFVREDDAVVIDAKLMGA
- a CDS encoding C4-type zinc ribbon domain-containing protein translates to MGTIPGGEARAAGGGASAADLERLWRLQLVDGSIRAADRALEAHPDRLQAEQLARDVAALEDEVRRTQERLKEGRVAARRAEAELKAAEQAAAQLQARLFGGGVTNPKELSSLQSRFESTRSRVDRLQDDVLGQMIGLEETEKALAGLNERLKDARARLSEAQARWDATRAELERQAAELRKEREALAAAVSNPTYLTRYKRLSAAKGGQALAVVDGERCSGCGVPLSTLVLTEARRKERMIFCEVCGRILYWPPAAPGTPAGGPSRA